One region of Solanum pennellii chromosome 6, SPENNV200 genomic DNA includes:
- the LOC107021172 gene encoding scarecrow-like protein 8 produces MSSDFSGGFPDFHGGAGRSNLIPMNNSQPQIQLDGASQNLRRRPTFIGKRSLAAFQQQQQFQFLQQQQQQQGLGFYLRNVKPRNYQQASPISPLDYSVSSSLISSEFSPMTPRHPLPISTANTNGVLSSGNPNCSAVASYLNQVQNSLYQESEEKMMNRLHELEKQLLEDNNEEEEDTVSVVTNNDEWSETIKNLITPTSNHLSPASSTSSCSSSMESPPVSSPKQSIVEAATAIIDGKTNVAVQILTRLAQVADVRGSSEQRLMAYMVSALRSRVNSTEYPPPVMELHSKEHAVSAQNLYEISPCFKLGFMAANFAIVEAVADHPSNKIHVIDFDIGQGGQYLHLLHALASKKTDYPISLRITAITTEFTVRADNSLKSIEDDLRSLANKIGISLIFKVISCTITDLSREKLGIEHDEALAVNFAYRLYRLPDESVTTENLRDELLRRVKGLSPKVVTLVEQELNGNTAAFVARVNEACGYYGALLDSLDATVSREETGRVKIEEGLSRKLTNSVACEGRDRLERCEVFGKWRARMSMAGFGPRPMSQQIADSLLKRLNSGPRGNPGFNVNEQSGGIRFGWMGKTLTVASAWC; encoded by the coding sequence ATGTCCTCGGATTTCTCCGGCGGATTTCCAGACTTTCACGGCGGCGCCGGTAGATCCAACTTGATTCCGATGAACAACTCCCAGCCACAAATTCAATTAGACGGAGCTTCTCAGAATCTCCGCCGGAGACCTACGTTCATCGGGAAACGGTCACTCGCAGCCTTTCAACAGCAGCAACAGTTTCAGTttctacaacaacaacagcagcaacaaggTTTGGGATTTTATCTACGTAACGTAAAGCCTAGAAATTACCAGCAGGCATCTCCAATTTCTCCTCTAGATTACTCTGTTTCTTCCTCGTTGATTTCATCTGAATTTTCTCCGATGACTCCACGCCATCCTCTCCCGATTTCCACGGCGAACACGAACGGGGTTTTATCTTCTGGTAACCCGAATTGTTCAGCAGTTGCTTCTTACCTAAATCAGGTACAGAACAGTTTATACCAGGAATCAGAGGAAAAAATGATGAATCGACTGCATGAGTTAGAGAAACAGCTCCTAGAAGACAACAATGAGGAGGAAGAAGATACAGTCTCTGTTGTGACTAACAACGACGAGTGGTCGGAAACAATAAAGAATCTGATTACTCCGACTAGTAACCACTTATCTCCGGCATCATCTACGTCTTCATGTTCTTCTTCTATGGAATCTCCGCCAGTATCTTCTCCCAAGCAGTCTATTGTCGAAGCTGCTACCGCAATAATCGACGGAAAAACCAATGTTGCAGTACAGATCCTCACGCGCCTCGCACAGGTCGCTGATGTTAGAGGTTCTTCCGAACAGCGGCTGATGGCGTACATGGTTTCAGCACTCCGATCGCGCGTGAACTCCACGGAGTACCCACCGCCGGTGATGGAGCTGCATAGCAAAGAGCACGCAGTTTCAGCTCAAAATCTCTACGAGATATCCCCGTGTTTCAAACTAGGATTTATGGCAGCTAATTTCGCCATTGTTGAAGCTGTAGCTGATCATCCTTCAAACAAAATTCACGTCATTGATTTCGACATAGGACAAGGTGGACAATACTTGCATTTACTACACGCGCTAGCTTCCAAGAAAACAGATTATCCCATCAGCTTAAGAATCACGGCGATCACAACAGAGTTCACGGTCAGAGCTGATAACAGTTTAAAATCCATTGAAGATGATCTGAGAAGTCTAGCAAACAAAATCGGTATTTCCTTgattttcaaagtaatttcATGTACAATCACCGATTTGAGTAGGGAAAAATTAGGGATTGAACACGACGAAGCTTTAGCAGTGAATTTCGCATACAGATTATATAGATTACCCGACGAGAGCGTAACAACAGAGAATCTAAGAGACGAGCTTCTCCGGCGAGTGAAGGGGTTATCACCAAAGGTGGTGACATTGGTAGAGCAAGAGTTGAACGGGAACACGGCGGCGTTTGTGGCGCGTGTAAACGAGGCGTGTGGATATTACGGAGCATTGTTGGATTCACTGGATGCAACTGTATCAAGAGAGGAAACGGGTCGGGTCAAGATCGAAGAAGGGCTGAGTCGTAAATTAACAAACTCGGTAGCGTGTGAAGGTAGGGATCGTTTAGAGAGATGCGAGGTGTTTGGTAAATGGAGGGCCCGAATGAGTATGGCTGGGTTCGGGCCGAGGCCCATGAGTCAACAAATTGCTGATTCACTGCTTAAGAGGCTTAATTCGGGCCCACGTGGCAATCCAGGATTCAATGTGAATGAACAAAGTGGGGGTATTAGGTTTGGATGGATGGGAAAAACCCTCACCGTTGCTTCTGCTTGGTGTTAA